In Fusobacterium varium, one DNA window encodes the following:
- the ispG gene encoding flavodoxin-dependent (E)-4-hydroxy-3-methylbut-2-enyl-diphosphate synthase, which translates to MLKNTREVKVGNLIIGGGNRVVIQSMTNTITSDVEKTVAQIKELEKAGCELVRMTINNLEAAEAIKEIKKRVSIPLVADIHFDYKLALAAMENGIDKLRINPGNIGSDENVEKVVKMAKEKRIPIRIGVNSGSIEKDILKKYGKPTAEGMVESAIYHINLLEKYDFHDIVISLKASNVKMMVEAYRKINELVDYPLHLGVTEAGTAFQGTVKSAIGIGSLLVDGIGDTIRVSLTENPVEEIKVAKEILKVLGLVETGVEIVSCPTCGRTEIDLIGLAKKVEKEFENEQRKIKIAVMGCVVNGPGEAREADYGVAGGKGEGVLFKKGEIVKKVKESEILVELKKMIMEDEKNEKDKRDLDN; encoded by the coding sequence ATTTTGAAAAACACAAGAGAAGTAAAAGTTGGAAATCTTATAATTGGTGGTGGGAATAGAGTTGTAATTCAATCTATGACAAACACTATCACAAGTGATGTAGAGAAAACAGTAGCACAAATTAAAGAGTTAGAAAAAGCTGGTTGTGAATTAGTTAGAATGACAATAAATAATTTAGAGGCAGCAGAGGCTATAAAAGAGATAAAAAAGAGAGTATCTATTCCTTTAGTTGCTGATATTCATTTTGATTATAAACTTGCACTGGCAGCTATGGAAAATGGGATAGATAAGTTAAGAATAAACCCTGGAAATATAGGATCAGATGAAAATGTAGAAAAAGTTGTTAAAATGGCAAAGGAGAAGAGGATCCCTATAAGAATAGGAGTAAACTCTGGTTCAATAGAAAAAGATATACTAAAAAAATATGGTAAACCAACTGCTGAAGGAATGGTTGAAAGTGCAATATATCATATAAATCTTTTGGAAAAATATGATTTCCATGATATTGTAATCTCTTTAAAAGCAAGTAATGTAAAGATGATGGTAGAGGCCTATAGAAAGATTAATGAACTTGTAGATTATCCATTACATTTAGGTGTAACAGAAGCTGGAACTGCATTTCAAGGAACAGTAAAGTCAGCTATAGGAATAGGAAGCCTTCTTGTAGATGGAATAGGAGATACAATTAGAGTTTCTTTAACAGAAAATCCAGTTGAGGAGATAAAAGTAGCCAAGGAGATTTTAAAAGTTTTAGGATTAGTGGAAACAGGAGTTGAGATAGTATCATGTCCAACTTGTGGAAGAACAGAGATAGATTTAATTGGATTGGCTAAAAAAGTTGAGAAGGAATTTGAAAATGAGCAACGTAAAATAAAAATAGCAGTAATGGGTTGTGTTGTAAATGGACCTGGAGAAGCTAGAGAGGCTGACTATGGTGTGGCTGGTGGAAAAGGTGAAGGAGTGCTATTTAAAAAGGGTGAAATAGTAAAAAAAGTAAAAGAGTCTGAAATATTAGTTGAATTGAAAAAGATGATAATGGAGGACGAGAAAAATGAAAAAGATAAAAGGGATTTGGATAATTAA
- a CDS encoding RNA polymerase sigma factor, with product MDFDEIFEQYFDRIYYKILGVVKNPEDAEDISQEVFMSVYKNLSKFRADSNIYTWIYKIAINKIYDFFRKRKVELDINEEILALECNSDIDTPIILEEKLKELSLEEREIVVLKDIYGYKLKEIADMKAMNISTVKSVYYKAIRDMGGN from the coding sequence ATGGACTTTGATGAGATTTTCGAGCAGTATTTCGATAGGATATATTACAAAATATTAGGTGTGGTAAAGAATCCTGAAGATGCAGAGGATATATCTCAGGAGGTCTTTATGAGTGTTTATAAAAATCTGAGCAAATTTAGAGCAGATAGTAATATTTATACATGGATCTATAAAATAGCTATTAACAAAATTTATGACTTTTTCAGGAAAAGAAAGGTTGAATTAGACATAAATGAAGAGATTTTAGCCTTAGAGTGTAACTCAGATATAGATACACCTATTATATTGGAAGAAAAATTAAAAGAGTTATCTTTAGAAGAGAGAGAGATAGTAGTTTTAAAAGATATTTATGGATATAAGTTAAAAGAGATAGCTGATATGAAAGCTATGAATATATCCACAGTGAAATCAGTATATTATAAAGCTATCAGAGATATGGGAGGAAATTAA
- a CDS encoding toxin-antitoxin system YwqK family antitoxin, which yields MLKKSLMALFLVLSCMVVYGNCCSNVNKNYHSSYSNGKIYERGDIQNGMRQGEWLVFYENGNIKEKIVYKDNKKNGEYFRFYENGQLKYRAMYVDDKIEGNYVTFDEGGYLDEIINYIDDKPQGISFKFYDGGRIKESRVYKKDGTIIQRNYNQNKDLDFLNN from the coding sequence ATGTTAAAAAAAAGTTTGATGGCTCTATTTTTAGTGTTGTCTTGTATGGTAGTATATGGAAATTGTTGTTCAAATGTAAATAAGAATTATCACTCTTCTTATAGTAATGGAAAGATCTATGAAAGAGGAGATATTCAAAATGGAATGAGACAAGGAGAATGGCTTGTTTTTTATGAAAATGGAAATATTAAAGAAAAGATAGTATATAAGGACAATAAGAAAAATGGAGAGTATTTTAGGTTCTATGAAAATGGACAACTAAAGTATAGAGCGATGTATGTAGATGATAAAATTGAGGGAAATTATGTTACCTTTGATGAAGGTGGATATTTAGATGAGATTATAAATTATATTGATGATAAACCACAAGGAATAAGTTTTAAATTTTATGATGGTGGTAGAATAAAAGAGAGTAGAGTTTATAAGAAAGATGGAACAATTATTCAACGTAATTATAATCAAAATAAAGATTTAGATTTTTTAAATAATTAG
- the pssA gene encoding CDP-diacylglycerol--serine O-phosphatidyltransferase, with amino-acid sequence MVKRKYIAPNAITAAGLFLGYMSITASSKGEFIQAIWFIILAMVCDGLDGKTARKLDAFSEFGKEFDSFCDAVSFGLAPSLLVYNILMANVARSAFILPVSFLYALCGIMRLVKFNIITVASSEKGDFSGMPIPSAASMVCSYILFCDTMRKNFDVDLFNLDIFIAITVIAAVLMVSTMKFKTPDKAFPFIPKKFAGPFILAVVVTLKYSLFIVTFTYVILNIMTHITRRFENNHEDHDDTEEIIEVIEEEVEEK; translated from the coding sequence ATGGTAAAAAGAAAATATATAGCCCCTAATGCTATTACTGCTGCTGGACTATTCCTAGGTTATATGAGTATTACTGCTTCTAGTAAGGGAGAATTTATTCAAGCTATATGGTTTATTATCTTAGCAATGGTTTGTGATGGACTAGATGGAAAAACAGCTAGAAAATTAGATGCTTTCAGTGAATTCGGTAAAGAGTTTGACTCTTTCTGTGATGCTGTATCATTTGGACTAGCTCCTAGCCTTTTAGTTTATAATATTCTTATGGCAAATGTTGCTAGAAGTGCATTTATTCTTCCAGTTTCATTCCTATATGCTCTTTGTGGTATTATGAGATTGGTTAAATTCAACATTATAACAGTTGCTTCTAGTGAAAAAGGTGACTTTAGTGGAATGCCTATTCCTAGTGCAGCATCAATGGTTTGCTCATATATTCTTTTCTGTGATACTATGAGAAAAAATTTCGATGTGGATCTTTTTAATTTAGATATTTTTATTGCTATAACTGTAATAGCTGCTGTACTTATGGTTAGTACTATGAAATTTAAAACTCCTGATAAAGCTTTTCCTTTTATACCTAAAAAGTTCGCAGGACCATTTATTTTAGCAGTAGTTGTTACTTTAAAATATAGCTTATTCATTGTTACATTTACTTATGTTATTTTAAACATAATGACTCATATTACTAGAAGATTTGAAAATAATCACGAAGATCATGATGATACTGAAGAGATAATAGAAGTTATTGAAGAGGAAGTTGAAGAAAAATAA